In the Sandaracinaceae bacterium genome, CCCACCCGCACGAACTCGGCGATGTCCTGCAGCGTCACGTAGCGGCTCTCGCGCGTGTCGTAGAGCTTGCGATTCGCGTAGCGCTTGATGACGCGCGGGGTGCCGACGGCGATCTCGTTCATACCGGGCATCCTGACTGCACCAAGCTCGTCCTCGACAGGGACGTTCGTTCGAAGGTTCTGAGGGGGGACACGGGGGACCTCGCCTGTGCAAATAGCCCGCAGTGATGCAGTGCGTCAAGCTGGCGCAAAGCGTGGGCGTTCGTCACTCTCTGCATCATGCGCGACTCCGCGGCGCCGGACCAGAGCGACTTCCAGAGCCTCGCGCGTCGCCTGCGCGGTGTAAAGGACGTTGCGTTGCGCGTTGGCGGCCTCCGGGCGGCCCTCATGGAGCTAGATGGCACGGGGCTCCACACGTTCGTAGCGGACGCCTTCTCGGGGGTCGCTCAGGGTGACCCTGCGGCCCATGACGTCCTGGCGGCGCTGGGCCACGCCCTCGAGGCCAGCGAGTGGGACGGGCTGCGGGCCCGGGCGGCGCTCAGCGCACGCCTGCGAGGAGACGGCCTGGTGGCCAGCTACCTCGTGCCTCAGGCCGAGGCCACCCCGGAAGGCGCGCCGCTGAGCGTCCCGGACTTCGGGGCAGGCCGCCCGCTGACGCTGGGCGAGCGCAAGTCGGTGGCGCGGGGGCGCGACCCCAACCTCATCGCGCGCGTGCTGCGGGACCCCGACCCGGCGGTCATCGCCATCTTGCTCGGGAACCCTTCGTTGGTGGAGGCCCACGTGGTGCGGCTGGCGGCACGGCGCCCCGTGAACCCCGCGGTGCTGCGCGAGGTGTTCCGCTCGCTGCGCTGGTCCACCCGGCAGGCCGTGCGCCTGGCCCTGGTTCAGAACCCGTGGTGTCCACTCGAGGTGGGCGTGCGGCTGGTGCCGCTGCTCACGGTGGCAGAGCGGCGCAGCGTGGCCCGCAGCGGCGAGATTCCGGCGCAGGTCCGAAGACTGTGCACCGACCTCTCGCTATCGCTCGCAGGGCCAGCGTGAATCAGGTGCCGCCGGCGCCGCCGCGCTTCAGCTCGCCCAGCACCAGGCGGGCGATGCCCTTCAGTGTGTCGAACACGCCCTCACCGCTGGCCGCACAGGCCTCGTAGTATGGGACGTTGTTGGGGTTGAGCAGCTCTTGCAGCTCTTCCACCGAAGCCACGCTGGGCATGTCGCGCTTGTTGTACTGGATGACGTAGGGCAGCTTGTCCAAGCTGTATCCCTGCTCCGCCAGGTTGGTGCGGAGGTTCTCCATGGACTCGATGTTCGCCTCCATGCGGGCGATCTGCGAGTCCGCCACGAACACGATGCCGTCCACACCCTTGAGGATGAGCTTGCGGCTGGCGTCGTAGAACACCTGTCCGGGGACGGTGTAGAGGTGGAAGCGTGTCTTGAAGCCGCGGATCTCACCCAGACGCGAGCGGGAGGAAGTCGAAGAAGAGCGTGCGTTCCGTCTCGGTGGCGAGGGAGATCATCTTGCCCTTCGCCTCGGGGTTCGTCTTTTGATAGATGTGCTGCAGGTTCGTGGTCTTGCCACAGAGACCCGGCCCGTAGAAGACGATCTTGCAGTTGATCTCGCGGTTGATGTAGTTGATGAACGACACGATCAGCTCCTAATCGTTGAACAGGTTGTCGATGTCGTCATCGGTGATTTCGGCGAAGGGAGTCTCCTGATTGGGGTCCTGCACCTTGTTCAAGAGCGCCTCGAAGATGAGGTTCAGCTGCTCGCTGGCCTTCTTCACGCGCAGCCGCACCAAGCCCAGGCTGGTCTTGTTGTCGAAGATGACCACCAGGATGACCCGGTTCCCGACCAGCTGAATGTGGATGTTGCTCTTCTCGCCCTCGTGGAACTGCGTGCTGAACTCGTTCTCGCGCAGCAGCTTTGCGATGCCACCCGTCGCGGCGATGTTGCCAGCCGTGAGGGACGCGAGGGACGTGGTGTCCAGTTGTTCGGTCTCGCCGGCGTTGGCGATGAGTTGGCCGTTCTTGTCGATGATGAATACGACCTGGGCGTTCGCCTCACGAACCAGACGATCGACGATCGTCTGGATCTGGTTGAACTCCTCCTCGTACATCACCATCTGCGGGTTCGTCATGAACTCCTCCTGGCGATCCGTAGCTCGATATGTGTGCGCTGCATCGGTACTTGCTCCGCCTTCCCGGTTGGACCCCAATGGGGGTGGCTCGCGGGCAGCGCGGAAGCCCAGGTACTACCAGATGCATGCCCAGTCGGTAAAGCCCCAAGCATGCGGAAGGCAAAACGCCCGGCGCCGCGAGCGGGCTGCCCTTGTCACGCGGGAACGGGGTGCGCATGGTGCGCCCTCACCGCGCGAGGAAGCCCCGCTTGCTGTCCACACCTCTCCGAGCTGCCGCCAACGTCCTGAAGGCGCCATTTTACCCTGTCTACGCACTCGCACGTCGCCGCGCCTCCACCGACGGGTGGCTGCATCTCGAGCTGAGGCCGCGACTGACCGAGTTCTCGAGCGCCCTGCCGAGCCTCGCGCGGTTCGTGCCCGAGCTGGCGCAGCGCCAGCCCACCCCCTTGGCTGCGCTCCGACGGCTGGCGATCGCCGCGGCCAAGGACCCGCACGTGCGCGGCGTGCTGGTGGAGCTGCCGCCTCTGCAGGCAGGCTGGTCCCGCGCACGTGGGCTGCGCGACGTCTTCCGCACGCTGCGCGACGGGGGCAAGCAGGTGGTGGTCTACCTCCCACGCGGCGGTGGCAACCTGGAGCTGTACGTCGCGGCCGGGGCGTCCAAGATCCTGCTGGGACCCGAGGCCACCTTCATGGCGCTGGGGCTCTCCATGGAGAGCCGCTACATCAAGTCCATGCTGGGGAAGCTGGGCGTCAGCGTGGAGTCCTTTGCCCGCAAGGAGTTCAAGACCGCCGCCGAGACGGCCACGCGCGACAGCATGAGCGACCCGCAGCGGGAGCAGCTGGGGGCCCTGCTGACGGGGCTGCACGGCGACCTGGTGGATGCCCTTCTGGGGCGCCCGGGGATGACCCCGGAGCGCGTGGCCGCGGTTTTCGAGGCCGGCTTCCTGCGGGGGGAGCGGGCCATCGAGGCGGGCGTCTGCGACGGCGTGGCCTACGAGGACCAGCTCGGTGAGGTGCTGGCCGGGCTCTACCCCGACCACCCTCGTGCACCAGCGCCGAAGACCAAGGGCAAGAAGAAGCGCACGCCCAGCGGACCCAGCGTGGTGCTGCGCGGAGCGGGCGACTTCCTCGACCACGCCGACGCCGAGTTCTTCCTGCCGCTGCGGTCGCGCCCCTACGTGGGCGTGGTGCGCGTGCAGGGCGCCATCCGAGACAACGACGAGGAGCCACGCGGCATCCGGCAGACCTTCTGGGCGCTGCGGGCGGCGCGCGAAGACGACCTCTGCGCGGGCGTCGTGCTCTTGATCAACTCGCCCGGTGGCTCGGCGCTGGCCTCGGATCGCATCCACCGTGAGGTGGTCCGCCTGAAGCAGGAGAAGCCGGTCGTCGCCTACTTCGAAGACGTCGCGGCCAGCGGGGGCTACTACATCGCGGCGCCGGCCGACGCCATCGTGGCACAGCCCGTCACCATCACCGGCAGCATCGGGGTGGTCTCGGCGCGCTTGCTGGCGCGCGACCTGCTGGACAAGGTGGGCGTGCACACCGAGGTGCTGCGCTCGGCGCCCCACGCCGACATGTTCAGCCCCGCGCGCGAGCTGGACGCGCGCGAGCGCGAGATCCTGGACACCGAGCTGGACGCCTTCTACGAGAACTTCGTGCGGCTGGTCGCCGAAGGGCGTCACCAGTCGGTGGACGTCATCGAGCCACTGGCACGCGGACGCGTCTGGTCCGGGCGGCAGGCCGCCGAGCGCGGCTTGGTGGACCGTCTGGGAGGGTTCGAGGTGGCGCTCGAGGAGGTGCGCTCCCGCGCACAGGTGTCGGAGTCCGACCGCGCGCGCCTCGAGCCCGTGGTCCTGCAGATGCGCCCCCTGCTGGTCAATGGCGCCATCCGCCGGCTGATGGTGGATGGCGATGCCACGGCCCAGCTGGGCGCCGATGCCACGCCCGAAGCGATCGACCGGCTGGCGCCCATGCTGCGCGCGCTGCTGGGGCCCCTGGCGCCGGAGCTCGCCGAGCTGTTCGGCTTGGTGGGCGCCAACGAGCGGGTCCTGTACTACGCGTTGGGGCTCCCCGAGATCCGCTGAGCCCCATCACACCAGGTTTCCATTTCGTGCGCGCTCGTCTATCCTCGCGCCTCCGGAGGTCCCTGTCTTCATGCACTCTGCGCCGCGCCTTTCCCAACCCGTCTCGTCCCACAGCACCCTCCCGCGCCTGCGTGGGCTCGCCCTGCTGGTTCCTGCCCTCGCGTTGCTCGCGTGCGGTGGCAACGGCGCCCGCGGCGTCCACCCCGGCACCATGCCCACCGGTGGCTCGTTCCACGGCGCGTGGGTCTCGCCCCAATACGGTGACATGCACCTCTGCGTCACGGGCGAGCACGTCATCGGCACCTACGAAAAGAACGAGCGCTCCGGGCGCATCACGGGCGAGGTGGATGGCGACATCCTGTGGTTCGACTGGGAAGAGTCCCGCACCTACGTGCCCGGCAACCCGGTCAACGTGAGCGGCCGAGGCTACTTCCGCCTCAGCTTGAACGAGGACAACGACAACGTCATCGCCGGTGAGTGGGGCATGGAGGACGACCGCACGGGCGGCGGGCCCTGGACCGCCACCAAGCGCCGCCGTCAGGGGCCCGACACGTGTGATGGCTCCAGCACCGCGGTCACCGGCCGCGAGGTCAGCTGGGACGAAGAGGATGCGGAAGGGGACGCTCCGTCCGAAGAAGACGAAGAGCTCTGAACCTTGGCGCAGGTCAACCCGCTCACCCGAGAGCTGCTCGTCAAGCTGGTCTACTACGGGCCCGGGCTAGGCGGGAAGACCACGTCGCTCCAGCGCATCCACCAGGCCTCGCCGCCTGAGACGCGCGGCCAGATCGTGTCGCTGGCCACGCCCGTGGACCGCACGCTCTACTTCGACTTCCTGCCGCTCCGGGCCGCGAGTGTGCGCGGGCACCACGTGCGCCTGCAGCTCTTCACCGTGCCTGGGCAGGTGTACTTCAACGCCACCCGCAAGCTGGTGCTCACCGGTGCTGATGGCGTGGTGTTCGTGGCGGACTCCCAGCGTGAGCGGCACGACGCCAACCTCGAGAGCCTCGAGAACCTGGCCGCCAACCTCGAGACGCACGGGCGCTCGCTGGGCGAAATCCCGCTGGTGCTCCAGTACAACAAGCGCGACCTCCCCAACATCATGGACATGGAGGAGATGGACGCCTCCCTGAACGAGTTCGGGGCGCCCGCGTTCCCCACCTGTGCTGCCGGCGGGGAGGGCGTGCTCAGCGCGCTGGACGCGTTGGTCCAGGCGGTCATGGACGACCTCGAAGGACGCCAGCTGCTGGGCGCCGAGCCCAAGCCGCGCTCCGACCCGAAGTTCTACCAGGCAGAGGAGATGCTGGAGGACCAGATCGGCCGCGCCAGCGCCGAGGTGTGGCGTGTGGACGACGCGCGCGGCGTGCCCACCGACCTGCCGCCGCGCCCTTCGTTCTCCACGGAGGACGAGCAGCTCGACCACGACGACCTGGTGGACGAAGAGCGGTTCAGCCGGGTGACGTACACACGAGACGCCAAGACCGAGTTTCCGCCGGCGCGCCGGCCGTCGGAGGCGCCGGTGTTGCGGGTGGTGCCCCAGACCAACGCGCTCGCGGGCGGTGGCCCCAGCTGGGCGCCGCTGTTCGGAGGGGAAGCCGCGGGGGTCCGCCTGGTGGAATTGGACTTGGCGGAGGGGCGCATCGGCGAGGCGGTCGCCCGGCTGGACGGGCTGGTGCAGCGCGCGCTGCGTGACGTGGCCGACGCCCTCGAGCTGCCCGAGACCAACCGGCAGGGCGCGCTCGTGGCGTCGTTGATTGGCGTGGACCCGGTGCGCTGGGTCCGCTTCCGCGCGGTCTGTGCCCGGGCCCGAGCCGAAGAGCCCATCCGCAGCAGCGAGGTGCTCTCCGCCCTGGCGCTGCTCATCGAGATCCACGAGCGTCAGACGGCGCTGCGCTCCGAAGCCTGAGCGGCCTCCGCGTCACTGCCCCGGCCAGCTCGCAGCAGGTACGCATAGAGGCCCACGCCCACCACGATGGCCACGGCGAGCTTCACCCAGTAGGGCAACGTGGGCGCGTGGATCTGGCTGATGGTGCCCTCGATGATCCCGGCCAGCACCAGGATGGGCATGCCGCCCACCACCAACAGCACGGCCTTGCGCGCCTCTTGTTGCACGGCACGGCCTCTCCGCCGCCGCCCCGGCAGCAGCATGCCGCGCCCGATCATGAGCCCCGCGCCCCCCGCGATGAAGATCTGCGTCAGCTCCGGGATGCCGTGCGGCAGGATCCACGCCCAGAAGAAGAGGCCCTCGCCCGCCAGGTGGTACTGCATGGCCAGCGCCCCCAGCGGCAGCCCGTTGTAGAACAGCACCAGGGCGGTGCCCACGCCGAAGGTGATGCCCAGCGCGAACACCAGGAAGGTGACCCGGATGTTGTGCGTGAAGAGGAACGCCGAGAACACGGACGCCTCGCCTGCGCTCGCGACCTGGCCCTCGTCGCGCGTGACGCGCTCGTCCGGCGAGAAGGCCTGGTGCTGCTCGGGGATGAGCACGGCGCGCGAGCCGGGGTCTACAGCGATGCCCACGGCGCCCACGCCAGCACCCGCGAAGAGCAGGACCGCCGACAGCGCGATGACCTTCCACTCCGCGCGAAACAGCGCGGGGAACGCGTCCACCAAGAAGCGCCAGATGCGCCGCTGAGCGCGTGGCTGGGTGGCGTAGACGATGGCGTAGGCGCGCGCGACCAGGCCGTTCAGGTAGTCCTCGATGCTGGCGTCCACCCGCTCGGTGCGGGCCAGCAGGAGGTCGCTCGACGCCGCGCGGTAGAGCTTGGCGAAGCGCCGCACGTCGTCGAGGGCCAGGGCGCCGGGGCGTCGCTCCATGTCCAGCACCAGCTGCTCGAGCGCGCGCCAGCTGGGCGTCCGGGTGCTGATGAAGCGGTTGACGTCGAAGCCCTCCATCAGGCTTTCGCTCCGGACAGGACCACCGCCACCAGGTTCAGGACATAGCGCTCGGCCGAGAGCTGGGCGGGGCGCGGCAGCCCCAAGCGGCCTTCGAGGTGGGCTGCCAGCGTCTCGAACAGCTCGTGGCGGACGTGCAGCGGTAGGGCCTCGCGGCGCAGGCTCACGGCGACCATGACATCGCGCTCGGGAGCCGTGACCCGCCGCGCCGCGTGACGGACGTTCGCGTCCGCCAGGAAGGTGTTGTAGCGCAGGGCAGGGGGCACGATGACCGACGGGGCCGGCAGGCTCCGCTCCTGCACCACGATGGTGCCCGCGGCGAGGTCTCCCAGGCGCCGGCTGTGGCGGTCCACCAGGAGGCTCACGCCGCCCACCAAATACGAAAAGGGCAGCAGGTCCACCAGGCGCACCAGGTTGCGGATGACGGCCTGCGGAAAGGTGATGCGCAGCCCGTTCTGCTGCAGCACACGCAGCCCGAGCAGGCGCTTCCCCACGGTCTGGCCGCGCAGGCCCCACTCCAGCAGCGCGCCGTACCACCACAGCACCACGAACGAGGCGACCAGCATGATCACGTTCGCGAGGGCGCTCGAGCCCACCACCGCCGAGCCCAGCGACACCAAGATGGCGCACAAGGTGAGCAGCGTGGCCATGACGACCAGGTCCACCACCCAGGCCGCCGCTCGCGTCGAAGGCCCCGCCAACTCGAAGTGGAAGGTGACGTTCTCGGGCGTGGTGACCGCCAGGGTCTCGTGGATGTCGCGCAGCTCCCGCATCGGCTCGGGCGTCTCCAGGACGCGCCGGCAGCATGCCGTACCTCCCTGGATCAGACAATCGCCGTGTCGAGACCTTTTCCGAACCCAAGGCTCGGAGTATGCTCGTGGTCTACGGATCGGCGTGGGGCCTCTCTGGCCCGCCGCCGTGTCCACACGCGTAGATTGGGAAACTAATGGCGAGCCCTTGTCCGAGGTGCGAATACCAAAACGTCGAAGACGCGAAGTTCTGTCACCAGTGCGGGGCCATGCTGGAGCAGGAGGCCGTCGCCGGGGGCGATCCGCTCATCGGCCGCATCCTGCTGGGGCGGTACCGCGTGACGAAGCTGCTCGGCGAGGGCGGCATGGGCAAGGTCTACCTGGCCGAGCAGAAGATGGGCACCGCCACGCGCAGCGTGGCCATCAAGACGCTGCACACGGAGCTCATCAACGACGCCCAGCTGGTGGCCCGCTTCCACCGTGAGTGCGAGACGGTCATCGACCTGCACCACCCCAACACGGTGCAGTTCTACGACTTCGGCGAGCTCGAGGACAAGACGCTCTTCATCGTCATGGAGTACATCCTCGGCGAAGACCTGGCCCACACGCTGCAGCGTGGCGCCATCGAGGCCGAGCGCGCGGACCGGCTGCTCATCCAGATCTGCGGGTCGCTCTTCGAAGCCCACAACATGGGCATCGTGCACCGTGACCTGAAGCCCGAGAACGTGCTGCTCACGCAGCGCGGTGGCCAGAAGGACTTCGTGAAGGTGCTGGACTTCGGCATCGCCAAGCGCAGCGAAGCCGAGGACGAGTCGCAGGCCAAGCTCACCAAGCAGGGCATGGTGCTGGGCACGCCTCCGTACATGAGCCCCGAGCAGTTCAGCGGGCAGACCCTGGACGCCCGCAGCGACATCTACTCGCTGGGCGTCATGACCTACGAGATGCTCACCGGGCACCTGCCGTTCGAGGCGCGCACCCCGTGGGAGTGGGCCACCAAGCACCTCACGGCGCCGCCCACGCCCCTCGAGACGTACCCGGCCACCGCGCAGCTGCTGCCGCGCAAGAAGCTCGCCATCATGCGCGCGCTCGCCAAAAACCGCGACGATCGCCACGCCACGGTCATGGAGTTCCTGAACGACTTCACGGGCATCCAGGACGCGCAGGCCGCTTGGACCATGGCCACCAACGCGGGCATGGCCTCGGGCAGCAACCCGCCGGCCACCACGCCGCCCATGAACACGGCGCCGCACATGCCGGTGTCGCGCCCGGCCGTGGGCACGCCCCAGCCCATGCACAGCGAGACGGGCGCCCAACCGCAGTACCCCAGCCAGCCCAACAGCATGGGCTACGACGCCACCATGACCGGCGGCATGGGCATGACCAGCGGCGGCTACCAGACCGGCGCCCAGCCTCAGCAGGGCGGGGGCATGGGTAAGTGGCTGGCCATCATCGCGGCGCTCGTCGTCTTCGTGGGTGGCGCCGGCGCGGTGCTGGTGGTGTGGATGCTCTCGCAGTCCACCGACACCACCACCACGGTGGCCACGCCCCAGCCGGTGGCTCCTCCCACCAGCCCGGTGGGCGTGAACCCGGTCCAGCCGCCCGCCCAGCCGTACCAGGTGCCCACGCAGCCCACGCAGGTGCAGCCCACGGTGACCCCGCCGCCGGTCCCCACTCCCACCCCGGAGCTGGCTGCGACGCCCACGCCCACGCCCACGGTGGAGCCCGCGCCCACGCCGGACCCGAACCCCTCGTCCGACATGCGGCCCAACCGCAACGGCAGCGCCAGCGCGGGCACGGGCGATCGTGCCGCAGGCCAGGCCGCCCTCGCGGCGGCCCGCTCGGCGGTCGGCCAGAACGACGTGGAGCGCGCCATCAGCTCGCTTCGCACGGCGCAGCGTGCCTTGGGCAACAGCGACAGCGACGTCGCGTCCGTGCGCGGGCAGCTGGCGCAGCGCGGTGGCACCAAGGTCGGCATCCTCATCCAGATGGGGCGCTGCGACCAAGCCCGCTCGCTCTACCGGTCGCTCAACGGCGTGGGCGCGGGCGGCAGCGCTCGCCAGCACTTCGGTGACTGGTGTCGTCCCTGACACTCCGTTCAGTTGGGGTGTCGAATCGCCTTGCACGCATCGCAGGCGTCTGGGAATACTCGCGCATCGTTTCGATCCAGCACAAGGGATCCAGACCGCTTCATCGGGTGCGCTGCTCAGTTTCTTGACCAGCCACCCCCATCCCCACTACCTGGTGCGAATGGAACCGTGAAGTCTCGTCAGGTCTGACAACCCCGGCCAAGCCCCACGTAGACCACCCCCAGAGGGTCCGCGGGGCCCCACCCGGGGGGAGAGAGTCGTCAATGGCACATCGAATGACGTGGGATGAGATCTGTTCGAACCCCGAGTGTAAAGGGCGCTGGATTGCCCTTCACGGTTGCTCGTACGACGACTCGGGTCGCGCCGCCGAGGGTGACCTCGTGGACATCGACGCCGACCTGGCCGAGCTCTGCAACCGAGTTCGCGACGCCCACCGTAAGAACTGCGCCATTCTCTTCTGCGCGAATTGACGGGCCTTCGGGATGAGCGCCGCTGCGCCGCCCGGGGACCAACCTGACCGAGACCACGCTGTGGTGGTCCCGGCGACAACGCAGCCGGCGGCCGCCTATTCCTCGCCGCCCGAGTCGCCTTCGCCACCGTCGTGGTGGTTGGCAGGGCTGGGGGTGGCGATCGCCCTCTTGCTGCTGCTCGGTGCTTTTCCCACCTGCGTCTTCAAGCTGGCGGTGGGGGCCCCCTGCCCGGGCTGTGGCCTGACCCGCGCCACGCTCGCGCTCCTGCGGCTCGACCTGGCCGAGGTGTGGCGTCTGCACCCGCTGGCTCCCCTGATCAGCCCGCTCTTCGGCTGGCTGCTGCTGCGCCCGTTGGCCGTGCGGATCGGGTGGGTGTCCCCCGAAGCGGGGCTGCTGCGTGGGCGTACGCTCACCATGACCATCGTCGCGGTGGTGCTGGCGATGTGGATTCTGTACGCTGCGCGCCTCGCCGGCGCCCTCGGCGGACACCCCGATCCGGTGTCCTTGGGGGAGGGCTGGCTGACACGCTGGTGGTTCTAGCGTGCACGCTGCGGACAGGCGCGCTATGGACGGCAAAACGTAGAGAGGTCGAACATGTCGGAAAGCTCCGAGTACAGTCCAGGTCTTGCGGGAGTGCCCGCCGCGCGCTCCAAGGTGGGCTACATCGATGGCTCGGTCGGCAAGCTCCAGTACCGGGGCTACCCCATCGAAGTCTTGGCCGAGCGCTGCACCTATGAAGAGGTCGCGTTCCTGCTGGTCAACGGCCACATGCCCACAGTGGCGGAACTGGCCACGTTCTCCGCCGAGCTGGTCGCCGAACGGAGCTTGAAGTTCCGCATCATCGACGTGCTCAAGACGCTGCCGGAGAGCGGGCATCCCATGGACGCGCTCACCGTCGCGGTGGCGATGATGGGCATGTTCTACCCGGGCGACCACGTGGTGGACCTCGAGTTCCGCCGCATCAGCACCATTCGCCTCATCGCCAAGCTGCCCACCGTGGTGGCTGCATGGCACCGCATTCGCCGCGGCGATGACCCCATCAAGCCGCGCCCGGATCTCAGTCACGCCGCGAATTTCCTCTACATGCTCGAGGGCCAGGTGCCCGAAGAGCTGCCGGCCCGCGTCATGGACGTGGCCCTCATCCTGCACGCCGAGCACTCCATGAACGCGTCCACGTTCACGGCGCGCGTGGTGGGCTCCACGCTCACGGATCCATACGCCGTCGTGGCTTCGGCCGTCGGCGCGCTGGCCGGTCGTCTGCACGGCGGGGCCAACGAGCGCGTGCTCGAGGTGCTGCGCACCATCCCGGATCTCACGCCCAACGGCGTGCGCAAGTACGCGGAAGATCGCCTGGCCCGCAAGGACCTGATCATGGGCTTCGGCCACCGCGAGTACAGCGTGAAGGACCCGCGCGCCACCATCCTGCAGGGCCTCGCCACCCGCCTGTTCTCCGAGTACGGCAGCACGCCGATCTACGACGTGGCCGTGGAGCTCGAGAAGCAGATGGCCGACCTGGTGGGCCACAAGGGCGTCTACCCGAACGTCGACTTCTACAGCGGCATCGTCTACGAGAAGCTCGGCATCCCGGTGGACCTCTTCACGCCGGTGTTCGCCATCTCGCGCGTGGCCGGCTGGCTCGCGCACCTGCTCGAGCAGCTCGAGGGCAACCGCATCTACCGCCCTTCGCAGATCTGGGTCGGCGACGTGGACGTGCCCTTCGTCGAGATCGGCAAGCGCTGAGCGCTGCTGAGGCATGACGGCCCCCAGCGCTGCTGCGTCCGCGAGTGCCGCCTTGGCGGCGGCGCTGCTGGCGTGCCCCAGCTGCGGGGGGAAGCTGTCGCCCTTCCTGGGCGAGAGTGAGGCGGCCTGCACGGGCTGCGAGGCCACGTTCCCTGTCTTCGCGGATGTCCCCGTGCTGATGGTGGACCCCGTGGCCTACGTGGCCGAGCACCGCACGGCCATCCTCAGCGCCCTCGCCGAGCTGGCCGAGTGCACGCCCACGGAGCTGGCCACCGTGGAGCGCTGGGCACGTCGGCGTGGGGCCACCACCCAGCGCCTCTTCGACGACGACTTCACACGTCCCGAGGAGCACGGGTCCACGCCGAGCTTGGCCACCACGGACGAGGGCTTCCTCGCGTTCGCGCATGCAGCGGCGCAGAACACCCCGCTGGGTCGGCTGCTGCGTCTGCACGGGCGGCCGCTGGGCCGCACGGTGGAGGTGGGCTGCGGCGCTGGCAGCGAGAGCGCCACGCTCGCGGCGAAGGCCGACGGTCTCCTGCTCACGGACCTCTCGCTCCGCGCCGTGTTGCTGGCTCGTGACCGCGCGTCCGACGTGGGAAAGCCCTTGGTGGGGGCGGTCATGGACGCCGAGAATCTGGCGCTGCGCGAGGCTGCCTGCGAGTCCATCGTGGCGCTCCACGTGGTGGACGTGCTGGCCGACCCGTTCAGCTTCCTCGAGGCGGCCAGCGCGGCGCTCGTTCGCCGTGGGACGCTGCTGCTGAGCACGCCAAACCCGGCCCTCGCGCTGCCGGACGGGCCGGCCGAGCTGCTGGACGAGGTGGCCACGGGGGCGGGCCTCGAGGTGACGGGCCGCGCCGATGGAGTCCCTTGGCTGCGCGTGCACAGTGAGCGCGAGGTGCAGGTCTTCTTCGTGAGGCTGCTCGTCCTCCTGCGCGGCGCGTGAAGCCCGCAGCGCGCAGCTGTCGCCGAATGGTGACTTGGCCGCTATCCTCCGCAGCGTGACCCCTGTGCCATCGTCTTTGGTCGCGGCCGTCCTCGTGAGCGCGGCGGCCGGCAAG is a window encoding:
- a CDS encoding methyltransferase domain-containing protein, coding for MTAPSAAASASAALAAALLACPSCGGKLSPFLGESEAACTGCEATFPVFADVPVLMVDPVAYVAEHRTAILSALAELAECTPTELATVERWARRRGATTQRLFDDDFTRPEEHGSTPSLATTDEGFLAFAHAAAQNTPLGRLLRLHGRPLGRTVEVGCGAGSESATLAAKADGLLLTDLSLRAVLLARDRASDVGKPLVGAVMDAENLALREAACESIVALHVVDVLADPFSFLEAASAALVRRGTLLLSTPNPALALPDGPAELLDEVATGAGLEVTGRADGVPWLRVHSEREVQVFFVRLLVLLRGA